In a genomic window of Phalacrocorax aristotelis chromosome 8, bGulAri2.1, whole genome shotgun sequence:
- the PCBD2 gene encoding pterin-4-alpha-carbinolamine dehydratase 2 isoform X1, translating to MAMPGGGAGLRRALLGARRAAGAARRGAAGGNRAAMSSQSHWLTAEERSQVLLDLKASGWSESGERDAIYKEFNFKNFNQAFGFMTRVALQAEKMNHHPEWFNVYSKVQITLISHDCGGLTKRDVKLAQFIDKAAASV from the exons aTGGCCATGCCGGGCGGTGGGGCCGGCCTGCGGCGGGCGCTGCTGGgagcgcggcgggcggcgggcgcggcgcggcggggagcCGCCGGCGGGAACCGCGCCGCCATG TCTTCGCAGTCTCACTGGTTgacagcagaggagaggagccAAGTTTTGCTTGATCTCAAAGCTTCAGGCTGGTCTGAGTCAGGCGAAAGAGATGCCATCTACAAAGAGTTcaatttcaaaaattttaatCAG GCTTTCGGATTTATGACGCGTGTTGCTCTACAAGCAGAGAAGATGAATCACCACCCGGAATGGTTTAATGTCTACAGCAAG GTTCAGATAACTCTGATTTCCCACGACTGCGGTGGACTGACCAAGAGAGACGTGAAGCTGGCTCAGTTTATTGACAAAGCTGCTGCCTCGGTGTAA
- the TXNDC15 gene encoding thioredoxin domain-containing protein 15: MWRMLLALAWLGRALSSGAAAAEQSGGGQPLWDGNGAEAGSVQGGGSAVRYRTAEMADAALGSGLPAQQAPVLSVVPGEARDGRASAAAAAEGCEAAAGGDACGAGSGPGREQAGLETVLPAPAEEPNGTDSAKAPKVNCEERNITGIDRFTLQILNVSQDLMEFLNPNSSDCTLVLFYTPWCRFSASLAPHFNSLPRAFPTLRFLALDASQHSSLSTRFGTVAVPNILLFQGTKPMARFNHTDRTLETLKDFIFNQTGIEAKSDVAVTEEDWEGPLPSVLTKGIDWLLLFSLLFLASFVMYATVRTESIRWLIPGQEHEHQE; the protein is encoded by the exons ATGTGGCGGATGCTGCTGGCGCTGGCCTGGCTCGGTAGGGCCCTGTCTTCAG GGGCTGCGGCGGCGGAGCAGAGCGGCGGCGGGCAGCCCCTCTGGGACGGGAACGGGGCCGAGGCCGGCTCGGTGCAGGGCGGCGGCTCGGCGGTGCGATACCGGACGGCGGAGATGGCGGACGCGGCGCTGGGCAGCGGGCTCCCCGCGCAGCAGGCCCCGGTGCTCTCGGTGGTGCCGGGGGAGGCGAGGGACGGCCGGGCctctgctgccgccgccgcggaAGGTTgcgaggcggcggcgggaggcgaTGCGtgcggggcggggagcggcccGGGCCGGGAGCAGGCCGGGCTGGAGACGGTGCTGCCCGCGCCCGCCGAGGAGCCGAACGGTACCGACAGCGCCAAAGCCCCCAAAGTGAACTGCGAGGAGAGAAATATCACCGGTATCGACCGCTTCACGCTGCAGATCCTGAACGTGTCTCAG GACCTGATGGAGTTCTTAAACCCAAACAGCAGTGACTGTACGTTAGTATTGTTCTACACGCCGTGGTGCCGCTTTTCGGCCAGTCTGGCACCTCATTTTAATTCTCTACCTCGAGCGTTTCCAACTCTTCGCTTCCTGGCGTTGGATGCATCTCAGCACAGCAG TTTATCAACTAGATTTGGAACTGTGGCCGTACCCAATATCCTCCTTTTCCAAGGTACTAAACCTATGGCTAGATTTAATCATACAGACAGAACACTGGAAACACTGAAAGACTTCATTTTTAACCAAACAG GTATCGAAGCTAAAAGCGACGTGGCTGTGACCGAGGAAGACTGGGAAGGCCCCCTGCCCAGCGTTCTGACAAAAGGCATAGACtggctgcttctcttttctttgctctttctggCTAGCTTTGTCATGTACGCTACCGTCCGAACAGAGAGCATTCGGTGGCTGATCCCGGGACAGGAGCACGAACATCAGGAATAA
- the PCBD2 gene encoding pterin-4-alpha-carbinolamine dehydratase 2 isoform X2 has product MTRVALQAEKMNHHPEWFNVYSKVQITLISHDCGGLTKRDVKLAQFIDKAAASV; this is encoded by the exons ATGACGCGTGTTGCTCTACAAGCAGAGAAGATGAATCACCACCCGGAATGGTTTAATGTCTACAGCAAG GTTCAGATAACTCTGATTTCCCACGACTGCGGTGGACTGACCAAGAGAGACGTGAAGCTGGCTCAGTTTATTGACAAAGCTGCTGCCTCGGTGTAA